ATGGTGGGGCCACTGATCTCTGGATGCGTGCGCCTCCATTTAGCGTAGTCCCTGCTGCTGAGCCTGCCTGCGAGACTGTCGCGGCCTTGGCCgttctggttctggtggTGCTGGCAACCTGAATGTTATCACCCGGCCCCCTGCACCAGGTCGCCCGACCAAGGCCTGCAACGTCGCAGAAGGACGCTCGCTCAATGGCTGGCGCGCCTTTTCCTGACTCTGGATGCCCTCTTTTTTATCAAACACTCGCCCGCGGCTTAGGTGCGCGTTCGCATCTAGGTTCGCCAGATTGCAGATACCTGGATTTCGTCACTGCGCTCAAGCCTGGAAGTCATGGTTACCCAGCCGCCGCAGCTCAGCTCTCTGCTGCAGCAAAGGCAAAGACAGCGCTGAGAAGCCTTTATCTCCAAAGCGAGTCTCCACGGCGGTGGTCACCAGCTCCTCATCTTGCAATTTTAAATGCTGCAGATTCCGAGTGGTTGATTCCATTCTTCATAGAGAAATCACAGATACAATGCTGCTTCTTTGAttcatggtgatggcgcAACGAGCCGCGAAGAATGACGCGACAGAGGTGATTGAGCGTGTTGTGGAGGGGAAGGGGGGATGGGGTTAAGGATTGGGCATACCCTGTGATTCAGACAAAGGATTCGATTCCGTGAGCAACTTGATCCGTCTTCCTACCCGCGAGGTGCAGAGAAAACCTGTCCCATCTGTATATTGCGCAAGTCGCTCGCCGCTTACAACATTATCGAACCGTAGGCGTGTCCTGTCGGGGAGGCAAATGATGATGGATAGCACAAGGGGCGACACGCCGAGGTCCGCCAGAGCAATGTGCAGTGCAGGCAGCAGACGCAGGCCAGATGGAGGACGTGAACGCGGAAGAATCGAATCGAAATCTTAAGCGCCACCAGTATCTACCGGCGCAGTTCGTCTGCCGAGCGCCGACGCTGCGTGCTGTCGCGATGAGTGATGCCGGCGTGCGGTTGTTGATGGAGTGTCGTCGAGAATAGGTAGAAAAAGAAGTCCTGGCGGCTTCGCAACTGAGGACCAAGACGTGTTGGACGATGGCCCCATTTCTCAGGCACAAACAACCATTTGGTCTCAGGCATGGCCCCACTCGTGTCTCAAGCACGGAGAACGGACAGGCCGCGCCTGCGCCTGCTCCCCCTGGAAGTCAGAAGCAACCGTCGGCCCTTGAATCGGTCCGTGCTCCAGCTTGCGCGCTGTCGGGAGCTATCAACTGAGCGCCTGGCAACCTACCTACTGTACGGTATCGTGGCCTCAAGCTGGCATTAAAACAACACGGCCCTTGACGTGAGGGTTCGGCTTGGCGCTTTGCAAGTAAGCTTTTCGTCTGCATAGGGTCAAAGTTTCCTCATTGCTTTTTTTGCGCACCCCCTCGACATTAGGGTGGCCAATATCTTCGCCCTTGTCAGGACAGCTCCTGAACTGCGCATCCCACTATCATCACCGCTTTGAGCTCCAACTTCGCCGACGTCATCTGCCACCATGGCCACCAAGGGGAACTCCCTGCGCGATCGCCAAATAGGTTTGTTATGAAACTCATATCTCCCTTGCTTCTATGTTAACAATACTCTAGCTTCTCTCAAGAagatcctcaacctcaacgagACGGTCGAGTCAGCCGAAGCCGACGAAGCGCTCGCAAACGGTCTGCTTGCCCCCGTCGCTCCCATCCTCGACGCCGACGGCAACCCCATCTGGAAGGTGTTGGTGTTTGATGATCTGGGCCGAGATGTCATCAGCAGTGTGATGCGTGTCAGTGACCTGCGGTCAATGGGTGTGACCATGCACATGTAGGTCAGTTAAGCGCATTCTTAGACAGTCAACTAACATCATGCGCAGGCACATTGGCAGCTCCAGACACCCGATCCCAGACGTCCCTGTCATCTATCTTCTCGAACCGAATGCGAAAaacctcgaggccatcaCTTCGGACTTGCAAAAGGGACTGTACTCGCCAGCCTACATCAACTTTCTCTCCTCCCTGCCCCGCGTCCTTCTCGAGGAGTTTGCGACACAGACAGCAGCCGCGGGAACTTCAGAGCACATCTCCCAGCTGTTCGACCAATATCTCAACTTCATCGTTGCCGAGCCGGACCTGTTTAGCTTAGGAATGCAGAACGAGCACACATATTGGGCTTTGAATAGTGCAGCAACAAGTGATGCCGAGCTTGACCGGGTGGTGGATAGAATCGTGAGCGGACTCTTCAGTGTTGTCGTTACTATGGGTATGATACTTGTCAAACATGATTGCCGTGTAGGAAGCTAATTATCTTTGCAGGCGTTATCCCCATCATTCGATGCCCCAAGGGCGCCGCGGCGGAGATGGTCGCTGCGCGACTTGACCGCAAGCTCCGAGATCACATTCTCAACTCCAAGGACAACCTATTCTCGGGTCCTCGACCAACCGCATCCTCTGGCACACCTTCCTCCCGACCCGTCCTAATTCTCCTAGACCGCAATGTCGACTTGATACCCATGCTGTCGCATTCTTGGACCTACCAGTCCCTGGTTCATGATGTTCTTAACATGAAGCTGAACCGAATCACAATCGAGGCTCCGGTGGAAGAGGGGAACCCAGCACGAGGCACATCGAAGAAGGGCTACGACTTGACCGCAAGCGACTTCTTCTGGGCCAAGAACGCTGGCAGCCCGTTCCCACAGGTGGCAGAGGATATTGACGCCGAATTAACCAAGTATAAGGAGGATACGGCTTCGATTACGAAAAAGACGGGCGTGACTGATCTGGAGGACCTCCAGAACGATACAAGCGCAAGCGCCCAACACCTCAAGGCGGCGATAACGTTGCTTCCCGAGATGAGAGAGCGCAAGGGCATCCTCGACATGCACATGAACATCCTGGCAGCCTTGTTGACAGGCATCAAGGACCGCCAACTGGACAACTACTTCCAACTCGAAGAGGGTATCGTCAAGCAGACCAAGGCCCAGATCATGGAGATCATCAAGGATGACAACAAGGGCACTAACCCTGTCGACAAGCTGCGACTGTTTATCATCTGGTATCTGAGCACCGAACAGGAGGTCGGCCGAGTGGAATTTGAAGGCCTAGAGAAGGCTCTCGCAGAAGCAGGCGCAGACGTCTCATCTCTGCCCTACGTCCGACAGTAAGGATTTTCAGTTCAGCTTCTTTATTCACACTTGCTAACAGATAACTAGGGTTCGCGCAACCACCAAGATGACACAACTGACAACAATCAACAACACAACTCAGCCAGCCCAATCGTCAGACCTCTTTGGGCGATTCTCATCCATGTCATCCCGCCTGACTGATCGCCTCAAGGAATCCGGCGTACCCACCGGCCTGTCTTCCAACTTTGAGAGTCTCATCAGCGGCGTCAAGAACTTCCTTCCTGCCGATCGTGATTTTACTGTCACCAAGATCGTTGAGTCGATTATGGATCCTTCATCGGCTTCTTCGTCTGCGATCGCCAAGACGGAGCACTATCTCTACTTTGATCCTCGATCCGCCAATGCTCGGGGTACCATGCCTCCCCCAAGTGCGGTGCGTTCCGGGGCGGGAGCTAGCACACCAGGTGGTATGCCAGGTTCGCAAGCACCCGGACAGACGGCCAGCTTTGGTCAGCGCCGACAAGGATTTAGCGAGGCAGTGGTGTTTACCGTTGGCGGTGGAAGCATGGACGAATATGGAAACTTGCAAGAGTGGGTAggccgagctggaggagacaaggccaagaagagggTCGTTTATGGCAGCACTGAAATGGTGAATGCCGCAGAATTCATTGCACAAGAGCTGGACAGGTTAGGAAAGGAGGTGGCATCGTGATACTCCTGAGTGTTTGAGAATAGATTAATGAATCCTGTCTTGGTATGGCCGGGGTGATTGGGCATGTAGTTTGGGACCTTTGAATCGTGACATGATTCAAAGACGCAGAAAATCCATTGGAAAATTGAGCTCAAGGCAAAATGTTCGCTTTGGCAGCACCCGTGACTTATTCTGTGTCGCATGAAGCTTTGGTGATTCTATGGCCATTTCGGGAAAATGATGATCCGAGGTCGGCTCGTTGGATCGCCCTGACTCCATCCAGACCTCACCAATTGGAAGGACCCAGAGGCAGGACGCCCTTGCGGCTGCTTCAGTGGAAGCTACGTACCGATCCGAGAACAACACCTCAGGTCCAGTGCGAAGGCGCCCCCAAATCTCGATAGCTGGCAAAAACCCTTCTCTCCTCCATTGGATTGCTTCTCATCAGCATTTAGTCCATCGCCATCTCGAGTCCCTCATCCAGCCTCCACGCGTCCAAGCACATctttcaacaccatctccatTGAGACGTCGCGTTTTCTCCATCCCGGTCGCGTCCAAAGAGCCGCTCACCATGGACGAGGCCCCCgtcaaggccgagggcgGCACCCGCCATCGCGCCGGCTACAAGTCGTACAAGAAGAAGTATAGAAAGATGCGCATCGTCTTTGACCAGAAGATGCATGACGGCGAGGAGCTACATAAGCAGGAGGACAAGGCGGCTGCGCTCGTGAAGCGCCTGGCCGTGGAGAATGAGTAGGCCATCACCCAACAGCCCCCAGCCTTGCGCGCATCATCACTGACCTGTCCCTTTTCCTCTTGGACAGCCGCCTATTGGACATATTACTCGAAATCAACAACTCGCCTCAAATCCCCCCCGAAAAGCAGATCGACCTCTCGCTCGAGCCCTCGTCTGACCCCAAGGCATTAGTACTGCCCCTTGATCGGGACCATGCGGACCGAAAGGAAAAGCCAGGAAAGAAACTCGAAGATCTCATCAATGGCGTGCCGCACTCATCATACAGCAATGCTAAGGAAACCCTACCGGCCATCATCAGCGAGCTGAAGGCCCCTGAAGGCGAATCGCATCCTTCCGATTTTTTGTCCGCCGATGACATTGACAACTACATCTATGAACTCGACACCAGCATCGACCCAGAATCAACCATCCCAACGCTCGCTCCCCGCGCGCATCCAAACACACACCAGCCTACGAACCCACACCTTAAGAACCCAACCAGCGTAACAAACTGGCTGCGCAAGCACGCCCCGAAGATCTTCCTACAGGACGGCGAAACTCACGGCGATGCTGATGACGGTGAAGGCGGTCACACTGGGGGACGTAAGACACGAGGCACTCGGGGCGAGCGCGGCGGTCGGGCCAGCACAAGGGGTAAACGTGTCAGCGCCGCAGCTCGCGCCTCGGCGGCAGCAGATCGCGGCGACTGGGACGCCAGCATGGACGAGGACCCCGACTTTGCTTCAACACCCGTGGGCAGAGGCAAGCGCAAGAGGAACGATGACGATACCGGCTACAAACCTCGCGGTTCGTCGACACGACCGAGtaagaagaagcgcaagagcGAAGTCGACGGAACGCCCAGCGTgcgcaagtccaagaaggaggctgctGCGGCCCGAGATGACTAGTACCGCGCGATCAGCTTCTAAAGATGGCCCTTTGCTCTTTTTCCTCTCTGGGTGGCCTTATTCTTGAAGCGAAAATAGCCACCTGATGAAAGAGAGACTGAGCTTGTGGCCTTTGTATTACTACCTTTCAACCCAACAACCACGGACAGCATCCGGCATGTACACACCTGCCAGGGCAAAGTACATACTGCCATAATTCCAAATGCCATGCCCTCCACACCGCGGTGGATACCCGGCCAGCCGGGCCATCCAGATCGGGACAATCCGGAGACTCACCGGGCATACGGGGatatcatcctcatcactgAACCCGCCTACGCTAGCCCCCGGGGGGGCATTTTTCATTATCCATCTACACGTGCGGTCTTAAGCCGAGGCATTCCTTTGCGAAGGTGGGAAAACAAACAACAAATGActgggagggagggggaaaCAGGGGAACCGGGGTTTCTGTTTGGGTGAACTTTGTGGGCTTTTTTGGGGATTTCTAGATTCATCTGCATTTTCCTTACAGGGGTTGCTTGGGCTTGCTGCCAGGCTACGGACAAATACCGAAGTTTGACAAGAGcacaagaagcaaaagaggCGTTCGAGCGGCATCTAGGGGCATAGCTACATCCTCATGTACATGTGAGAGAGGTGCGGGACGGACAAGAGGGCCCAATGGTTTTGCTTCAAGGCAACTACTTTTGGCTTTGGCGTTGGTCGTATGACTCCTCTGACCCCCTTCTCCCGCTACCAAGAGGGCTAGGAGCAGCGCGCTGTGTCATAATGTACGTATGCACAATGGGACAGCAGGGAACAAGAACGAGGTCGGTATCCAGGGATTGGAGTCTGCAAAAACTATAAAGCAGGGCTGGGTAGCCCATCTTATCTTTATGTACCCAAGAGCAACCAGGAGTCTTCTATCTACATTGCCTGCCTGCTTGTCTTCCAATACATGACACACGAGATTCGGTCGTGCCGTCCCCCTCGAAacccttttccttctttttccAAAAGCCCGTTCGTTTCGTTTCCTTATCATACCATAGTAACGATGGAGGTATACTCTGCATGATTCGTTGCCTTGTTGCCCGTGTTCATACAGGGGAATCTTCATGTGCATGTTTGCTCCTTGACGATGCCGACTTCATGCAAGCCGGCGAGGCATTGCAATCGACAACCACGAGAGAGACAATGCTCTCTCACTCGCCGAGAAGCCGAGGTTCGATGCTGGCCAGCCACTAACAACACGTCCGACGCCGATTCTCATATCCTTCATGAAAGAAATGGCGACTCTTGTGGGTGGAAAAGAGAGACCAAGAGAGTGAGGAGGATGTAGGGATGTGTGAGAGGGTGAAGAGGGGGTgtggggaggaggagagaagttGTCAAGACATTTacagcttctccttgatgatgttCTTCATGCGGCGCTCAACAGCGTTGAGGTactcggtggtggtgacaTAGTCCTCACGGCCAGTCTTGCCGcaggcaagggcaagatccTTGGTCATGATACCATCAACATCGACGGTGTCAATGCAGGCCTGCTCGAGGCTCTCGGCGAAGGAGACAACCTCGGGCTGGTCGTCGAGCTTGCCACGCTGGATGAGACCACGGGTCCAGGCGAAGATGGAGGCAATGGGGTTGGTGGAGGTCTCGTTGCCCTTCTGGTGCTCGCGGTAGTGGCGAGTGACGGTGCCGTGGGCAGCCTCGGACTCGAAGGTCTTGCCATCAGGGGTGATGAGGACCGAGGTCATGAGACCAAGGGAGCCGAAGCCCTGAGCGACAATGTCGGACTGGACATCACCGTCGTAGTCTGGGAGTTGTGTTAGTTGCTATCATTGGAGGACGTCAAGTGACGAATCAATTGAATCGTGTCAAGCGACATGAATTCATGAGTTCGCACAAGTGTGCAgcatcaaggagaagacTCACTCTTGAGGGCCATGATGTAACCACCAGAGCTCTTGATCATCTGGGCGACCATGTCGTCAATGAGACGGTGCTCATACCagatcttcttggcctcgaacTCGGCCTTGTACTGGGTGTCGTAGAGCTCCTGGAAGATATCCTTGAAGCGGCCATCGTACTTCTTGAGGATGGTGTTCTTGGTGCTCATGTAGAGGGGAAGGCCCTTGTCAAGAGCCAGCTTGAAAGAGGCGTGGGCGAAGCCAGTGATGGACTCGTCGGTGTTGTACTGGGTCTGGGCGACACCACCGCCGTTCTTGAACTGGAAGACCTCAATCTCCTGGGGCTCACCACCCTCGGGGGTGTAGACCATGGAGAGCTTGCCAGGGCCGGGCAGGACAGCATCCTTGGCGCGGTACTGGTCACCGAAGGCGTGTCGGCCAATGATGATGGGCTTCTTCCAGCCAGGGACGAGACGGGGAATGCGGGGGATGACAATGGGCTCACGGAAGACGGTACCACCGAGGGCATTTCGGATGGTTCCGTTGGGGGAAAGCCACACTAGAGCATGTAAGTCAGCTGGGTTTCATTCTTCACGTTTTGGTTCATCACGGAGCATCTCATTCGTCATGTTTCTGCCCTCACTTTCTCCTCATCATGTGTGCGGGGGTGGCGATTGGTGGGGGAGATTGCAGAGAGCTGCAAGATGCAACTCGGGCTAGGCTAGGGACAGAAGGGAACTCACTCTGCTTCAGCTTGAACTCCTCGACTCGGGCCTCGTCGGGGGTGATGGTGGCGCACTTGACACCGACCTGGTacttcttgatggcctcggcggcatCAATGGTGACCTGGTCGTTGGTCTCGTCACGGTActcaagaccaaggtcaTAGTACTTGAGGTCGATGTCGAGGTAGGGGTAGATGaacttgtccttgatggACTGCCAGATGATGCGGGTcatctcatcgccatcgagcTCGACGACGGggttcttgaccttgatcttggggGTAGCGGAAGCCATTGTGCGGACGGCGAAGGGGGAGATGGTCTGGACGGCACCGAAGGAAGCGCGGATAGGACGAACGGCGAtcggagaggaagaagcaaagGCGGCACGGCGCAGCGAAGACGATAGAAGAGACCTCGGGATGGCGGAGGCGAGGGCAACAGCGGGCATGATGggcgagaagagaagaagagggcggGAAGCAAAAGAAGAATCCGATATAAAAGGGTCTCAAAAGACAACTGGCAAGGCCGGGCTCGGGAGTCGTCGCCGGTAACTTGGATTGGGCAACAGGCAAACGGGGAAGGCGCGAGTCCGTCTGAGGATACCTAAGGTCGGTAATTTGCTGCTTTGCTGCACACCTCAGGCGCGGGGTGTAATGCGGAACGACGGACGGTCGGAGGAGGGAAGGAGCCTACGAGGGGACGAGGGGGGGCGTGCGTGTGAGAGGTGCCTTCCTTTGGGGTTAGGCAGTTGCTTCGGGAGGGGGAAGGTGCAAGGTGCAGCGCTTCAACCGAGGAAGTGGCCCGGTTACTGCTTGACGCAAACGCAGGAAGGCGGCGACCGAGAGGAAAACCGACCGACGATGCGGCGATGCGACGGCGATGCGACGGGATATGGGGAACGACGATGGCGTTTCCCCCCAATGAGATGGAGTGGATTTGATGGGAACGGTTTGGTAGGCACCGCTTTTTTTCTCGTCTGGGCCGAGCTAGTGCGAGAATCTAGGcgcagagagagagaggaaagCTGGGGAATCGTTAGACCTTTGCGTCAGCCGCTGGGAGGAGCCGTGCAGATGGAGAATGATGCCATGCGCCGGCGGGAAGAAGATGCAGTGAGTGTTTTCTTTCTGCTTCCTTGTGTTCCCTTTGGGGGAGGAGCTCCCGGAGTCGAGAAAGGCATTGGGGGAGGCTAAAAAGAGAGAAGGGGGAGTGAGGTTTGAAGCCAGAAAGGTGCGGTTCTCGTTGGTCAATGACGAGACGCAGAGCATAGATGATGATGTCTTGTGGCTGGTTGATGAGGCTCTACTAGCGAGCAACCCAATCCGAGAATGGAGATTCGACTTACAAGTCCTTTTGAAGCTGTTTTTGCTTGCTTTTCCGGTTCGCGTTCTCTTTCTCAaagctgatgatgatggtctgaGAACTGTGATGGTTCGAGAAACTGGGGTTCTACCGAGCTCGAGTAAAAAAAGGACAGAACTCAATGATCCGACAACGGACTGCCGAGTGGGAATCACGTCGGTTTTTCCTTCTTAGCCTTCTGGGGTCATTTCTTCCTGGGTCGGCGCGACACGCCGAAGACGGCACAGAAGCGggaataaggtaaaaaaCGTGGCTGATCTTGTTAGACGGATGCGACAGGGGTCTAGCTACATAGATTTGGCGTCCTTTTTCTGATTAATGTCTCCTCCAGATGAAGCTCAAGCTGCGCTCGTCTTTTGCATCTCGCGATGATTTCCAGGCGGAGTGCACATCTCGCCAACCCGGACTCTTCGGCTCTCAAAATTACGTTTCCCCCTTCAGGGTGTGCCTCGAGTAGCCCAGACCTCTTTTCTTCATCATTGCCAGGGTCCTTTGGGGATGCCAGCCTCGGGACCTGACCGAGCTGGGGCGCCCTTATGAACATCTGCAACCAGAGAAAAAGGCGCTTCTCAGACTTCTAGCCAGTGCCCAGCCTCGACGGTTAGCACTAGTGTCGATTCCGCGTGGGACCCCCAGTGCTTGTTGGGGGGGCTTTGGAGCAGAAGCGGGCCCTCTTCTGTTTTGCCTCCCCCTCTTGCATGACAGCTGGGTTTCGCCCTCGCCTCGGGATTGCTATGGCCGAGCCTGAAAGCGACGATGCTTTGTCAGTCGAGGGTGTTGCTAATTCCAGTGGGCGTCACTAATCAAACTCGATCCGGGGGGAGGTTGGCGTTCCGAAAGGGGCAATTCCTCCTGTCCAAAGCCATCTataaccatcaccaccaaggacGGCAGAGTGTCTCGTGAGGATATGCGGAGTCGGCTTGTTTACTCGGCTCTTATAAAGCCAATTGGCAGTTGCAATCCGGATACAACACACCGCTCCCCGGCAACCCTCCACCCCGCCGCGCGGGAGAGGGGGGGAAAATGAACGCTAATCCGGGCCCTTCAGCTCGGCGCCGTCCGAATCTCCGTTCTCCGTCTCGGATCTCCGGTGGGGGACCCGCTCTCCGCGCCGTGATCGGGGGGAAGGGCGAGATGCGGAACACCTTGTTGTCGCATTTGCCGCCCGAATGAAAGGAAAGCTATTCCGATGCGTAGCAGGAGGGGCGGATGTGAGAATCCCGACTGGAAACTCAGCcgcttttaatatttagcaGCATTATCCGTGCCATGGATGGGTTCTCCCGATGAGGTCTGGGAGACCAAAGAACCGAAATAGTCTTCTAACCCGATAGTCTTGGGTTTTTTACTTCTATATCCAAACAAAGCATTCTAGGAAGGCGGCCATTGAGGAAGACTCGCAGCTTCGCTGCACGACCTTGGTGTACAACTCAGGACTTCTCCCGTCTTGATGTTATGCCCATCCGCTCTCCGGAAAAGCGTCCGAAGCTGTAGCAGCTTCGGATTTGACTGCACATCTAATATCTGTAAGTCAAGGCAAATTTTACGCCGCCACGCCTTCTACAACCGAAGCAAGGCAGAGAAAGGCaaaggaaaataaaatatGACACCAGCACGAGAGTATCACAAAGGATTAATAGACAGATCCAGCTCCCATCGAGCACAAAACGTGGTCACAACACAACCCACAGGGTAGGCGACAATTGTGGAACACTTCCGAGCCTCGGAAGACAAGCCCGAACTTATAACAAGACACTACCGAGCATTGCATTCACGATCATCAAGGTCCTACACAGTCCTGGTGTTCCTATAGTACACGATTCTTTCCCAGCTACACCCTGTTACATGATATCCATAATGCCCAAGTCCCACCAGCTTACACATCAAAAATCTCGCCGACGCCCTCATTCCCGCCTCTTCGGTTCTCGACAATATCCAGCCTCCACCCCTCCCAGTGCTTTAGCGATCGCTTAATCTCCTTGATCCGCTCGATCCGCTTCTtcgactcctcctcctgggccTTGCGGAacgcctcctcgtcaaagtccatgtcatcatcatcaaggaaTTCATCATCGTTACCACCTGCCAGGGCATTGAGTCCGCTTGTCAGGAATTCGCCAATGCCACCCGGCCCAGACTTTCTCCGCTGAGTTGGCGAGATCGCATGTCCTGGCGAAAGGTCGACATCGTGGAAACCTGGGCTTGTCGCCTCCAGCTCACGTCGCTTGCCAATCCATGCCCCACTACGAAGCTCATGAACCTCGCTCTCAAGAGCCCGGATCTTTCTCTCAAGCTTCTGACGTTCTTCgtcctcaagctcatcaacgccctcgtCATCCAGCCCACCACCTCCCTCGAGAGACCTGCGGCCTCGAAGTTTCGTATTCTCACTctcaagcttctcgagcttcgACCGCAAGTCAGTCGCGTCTCGTtccgccttctccttctccttcttcagtGCTTGTAATCGTGAATCTTGCTCCTTGTGCAATGTCGTAAGAGTCGTAGCTTTCTTCTCCAAAGCCTcgaccttcttctcgagctcaTCGCGAGCATTGTTGGATTCCTCGAGTTCATGCTCCAGAgtcttgagcttggtctcAGCGCTAGTTCGTTCGCTACCTTCTCGAACGGCCTTCTCTGTCGTCCGCTCGAGGTTGCGCTTCAAGTCCTGAAGCTCACGCTGTGCCTTGCCCGCCGCAGCCTCTGCCCGTGCTACTTTATCCTCCAAGGCGGTAATCTGCTCCTTCTC
This region of Fusarium falciforme chromosome 5, complete sequence genomic DNA includes:
- a CDS encoding Isocitrate dehydrogenase [NADP], which translates into the protein MPAVALASAIPRSLLSSSLRRAAFASSSPIAVRPIRASFGAVQTISPFAVRTMASATPKIKVKNPVVELDGDEMTRIIWQSIKDKFIYPYLDIDLKYYDLGLEYRDETNDQVTIDAAEAIKKYQVGVKCATITPDEARVEEFKLKQMWLSPNGTIRNALGGTVFREPIVIPRIPRLVPGWKKPIIIGRHAFGDQYRAKDAVLPGPGKLSMVYTPEGGEPQEIEVFQFKNGGGVAQTQYNTDESITGFAHASFKLALDKGLPLYMSTKNTILKKYDGRFKDIFQELYDTQYKAEFEAKKIWYEHRLIDDMVAQMIKSSGGYIMALKNYDGDVQSDIVAQGFGSLGLMTSVLITPDGKTFESEAAHGTVTRHYREHQKGNETSTNPIASIFAWTRGLIQRGKLDDQPEVVSFAESLEQACIDTVDVDGIMTKDLALACGKTGREDYVTTTEYLNAVERRMKNIIKEKL